A window of the Dongshaea marina genome harbors these coding sequences:
- the dpaL gene encoding diaminopropionate ammonia-lyase translates to MVKDESYRFDLNAFKVLGGSYAIAQLLCQEYQIDISEFDFAKFRNQMSSQMTFATATDGNHGRGVAWAAKQLGQKAVIYMPKGAAKERVENIRALGAECIVTDLNYDDAVRLACETAEKNGWKMVQDTAWEGYTEIPTWIMQGYSTMADEAVEQIKELGVASPTHLFLQAGVGAMAGGVAGYLTHCYGADSLNTVIIEPEQADCLYRSALDPKGEMVNVDGDLATIMVGLACGEPNPIGWEVLRNTAHHFISCEDKVAALGMRVLGNPQGSDPRVISGESGAVGTGLLVAMAHHPNRQALYQQLGLNQDSVILLFNTEGDTDPIHYREVVWEGKHPCTQESN, encoded by the coding sequence CTGGTCAAAGACGAGTCCTACCGCTTTGATCTCAACGCCTTCAAAGTGTTAGGCGGCTCCTACGCTATCGCCCAGCTGTTGTGCCAGGAGTATCAGATTGATATCAGCGAGTTTGATTTCGCCAAATTCCGCAACCAGATGAGCAGCCAGATGACCTTTGCCACCGCCACCGATGGCAATCATGGGCGCGGGGTGGCCTGGGCCGCCAAGCAGCTGGGACAAAAGGCGGTGATCTACATGCCAAAAGGCGCCGCCAAAGAGCGGGTCGAGAATATTCGGGCATTGGGCGCCGAGTGTATCGTCACCGACCTCAACTATGATGATGCGGTCCGCCTTGCGTGCGAAACCGCCGAAAAGAATGGCTGGAAGATGGTGCAGGATACCGCCTGGGAGGGTTATACCGAGATCCCAACCTGGATCATGCAGGGCTATAGCACCATGGCCGATGAAGCGGTGGAGCAGATCAAGGAACTTGGAGTCGCCTCTCCTACCCACCTGTTTCTACAGGCCGGGGTCGGAGCCATGGCCGGAGGTGTCGCAGGTTACCTGACCCACTGTTACGGGGCCGATAGCCTCAACACAGTGATCATAGAGCCTGAACAGGCCGACTGCTTGTATCGCTCGGCCCTGGATCCCAAGGGTGAGATGGTCAATGTGGATGGCGATCTGGCCACCATCATGGTGGGGCTGGCCTGCGGGGAGCCAAACCCCATTGGCTGGGAGGTGCTGCGCAATACCGCCCATCACTTTATCTCCTGTGAGGACAAGGTCGCAGCCCTGGGAATGCGAGTGCTCGGTAACCCACAGGGCTCAGATCCCCGAGTGATTTCCGGTGAGTCCGGCGCTGTGGGTACCGGCCTGCTTGTGGCGATGGCCCACCATCCGAATCGACAAGCGCTCTACCAACAGCTTGGGCTGAATCAAGACTCGGTGATCCTGCTGTTTAACACCGAGGGGGACACCGATCCCATCCATTACCGTGAAGTGGTCTGGGAAGGCAAACACCCCTGCACCCAAGAATCTAACTAG
- a CDS encoding YgeY family selenium metabolism-linked hydrolase, with the protein MRNLPFSEIMNKAESYRDDMSKFLRDMIRIPSESCQEKEVVLRIKQEMEKVGFDKVEIDPMGNILGYVGHGKHIIAMDAHIDTVGVGDPSLWEYDPYEGYEDDEIIIGRGASDQEGGMASMVYAGKIIKDLGLEDDYTLIVTGTVQEEDCDGLCWQYIIEESKIRPEFVISTEPTDENIYRGQRGRMEIRVETKGISCHGSAPERGDNAIFKMAPILNELKALHENLHEDEFLGKGTLTVSEIFFTSPSRCAVADSCAISIDRRLTWGETWEGALQEIRNLPSVQAVDANVTMYNYDRPAYTGLVYPTECYFPAWKVDEDHDACQAVVKAHRALYDRDAKVDKWTFSTNGVSITGRYGIPTIGFGPGMEKEAHFPNEKTWKDHLVKCAAVYATIPGMYLDQIGE; encoded by the coding sequence ATGAGAAATCTTCCTTTTTCCGAAATCATGAACAAAGCCGAATCCTATCGTGACGATATGAGCAAGTTCCTGCGCGATATGATCCGCATCCCCTCCGAAAGCTGCCAGGAGAAAGAGGTAGTGCTGCGGATCAAACAGGAGATGGAGAAGGTCGGCTTTGATAAGGTCGAGATCGATCCCATGGGCAACATTCTGGGCTACGTCGGTCATGGTAAACATATCATCGCCATGGATGCCCATATCGACACCGTCGGCGTGGGTGATCCTTCCCTGTGGGAGTACGACCCTTATGAGGGCTATGAAGATGATGAGATCATCATCGGCCGCGGCGCCTCGGATCAGGAAGGCGGCATGGCCTCTATGGTGTATGCCGGTAAGATCATCAAGGATCTGGGACTTGAAGACGATTACACCCTGATTGTCACCGGTACGGTTCAGGAGGAGGATTGCGATGGCCTGTGCTGGCAGTACATCATCGAAGAGAGCAAGATCCGCCCCGAATTTGTGATCTCTACCGAGCCAACGGACGAAAACATCTATCGTGGTCAGCGCGGACGCATGGAGATCCGGGTCGAAACCAAGGGGATCTCCTGCCACGGCTCGGCTCCGGAGCGCGGTGACAATGCGATCTTCAAGATGGCGCCGATCCTCAATGAACTCAAAGCATTGCACGAAAATCTGCATGAAGATGAGTTCCTGGGTAAGGGGACCCTCACGGTTTCCGAAATCTTCTTTACCTCCCCAAGCCGTTGCGCCGTGGCCGATAGCTGCGCCATCTCTATCGACCGTCGCCTGACCTGGGGTGAAACCTGGGAGGGAGCACTTCAGGAGATCCGCAATCTGCCGTCGGTTCAGGCCGTCGATGCCAATGTCACCATGTATAACTATGATCGTCCCGCCTACACAGGATTGGTTTACCCGACCGAGTGTTACTTCCCGGCCTGGAAGGTCGACGAAGATCATGATGCCTGCCAGGCCGTGGTGAAGGCGCACCGCGCCCTCTACGATCGCGATGCCAAGGTCGATAAGTGGACCTTCTCCACCAATGGGGTATCGATCACCGGGCGCTACGGGATCCCAACCATAGGGTTTGGCCCGGGCATGGAGAAAGAGGCTCACTTCCCCAATGAGAAGACCTGGAAAGATCACCTGGTGAAATGCGCCGCCGTGTACGCCACCATCCCGGGGATGTACCTGGATCAAATTGGTGAATAA
- the hydA gene encoding dihydropyrimidinase, protein MATLIKNAQLVDSFMTLRGDLLVEDGKISAIGSQLHHPQAEIIDAGGHYLFPGGIDVHTHLNIDVGIARSCDDFFSGTRAAACGGTTSIIDHMGFGPTGCDLHHQLHVYQEYAQNNAVIDYGFHGVIQHVDDAILDEMASMVHEEGISSFKLYLTYGYKLNDSDALRAVSQLGKVGALTTVHPENDAAVQLCRQRLLDAGKRSCRYHGQSRPLECEAEAIARMINLARLAGDAPLYIVHLSNGLGLDYIRNAQRSGQVVIAETCPQYLFLDDSCYERPDASKFVLSPPLRPKEEQQKLWAGLQEHSIQVVATDQCSFRYQEQKQPAEADFTRCPNGLPGVENRMPLLFSQGVMSGRISAQRFVELTSYWPAQIFGLPHKGSLKVGQDADLVIFDPNLEQIITHSQMHDLCDYTPYEGINIRGWPVLTMSRGQVVARDGQFVGEKGAGRFIHRRPFKNPF, encoded by the coding sequence ATGGCCACTTTGATAAAAAACGCCCAGCTGGTTGATTCCTTCATGACCCTCAGAGGGGATCTATTGGTTGAAGATGGAAAAATCAGCGCCATCGGCAGCCAGCTTCATCACCCGCAAGCCGAGATCATAGATGCCGGGGGCCATTACCTTTTTCCGGGTGGCATCGATGTGCATACCCATCTCAACATCGATGTGGGGATCGCCCGCTCCTGCGATGATTTCTTTAGCGGTACCCGGGCCGCAGCCTGTGGCGGCACCACCTCTATCATCGACCATATGGGATTTGGCCCCACAGGTTGCGATCTCCATCACCAGCTACATGTCTATCAGGAGTATGCCCAAAACAATGCGGTGATCGACTATGGATTTCACGGCGTCATCCAGCATGTGGATGATGCCATTCTCGATGAGATGGCATCCATGGTTCACGAAGAGGGGATCTCAAGCTTCAAGCTCTATCTCACCTATGGCTACAAGCTCAACGACTCCGATGCCCTGCGCGCCGTCAGCCAGCTCGGTAAGGTAGGAGCACTCACTACCGTCCACCCGGAAAATGATGCAGCGGTACAGCTGTGCCGCCAGCGCCTTCTCGATGCAGGTAAACGCTCCTGCCGCTACCATGGACAGAGCCGTCCTCTGGAGTGTGAGGCCGAGGCGATTGCCAGGATGATCAACCTGGCACGGTTGGCGGGTGATGCACCGCTTTATATCGTCCATCTGTCCAATGGTCTGGGGCTGGATTACATCCGCAACGCCCAGCGAAGTGGCCAGGTGGTGATCGCCGAAACCTGCCCTCAGTATCTGTTTTTGGATGACAGCTGCTATGAGCGCCCCGATGCCAGTAAATTTGTGCTCAGCCCGCCCCTTCGTCCCAAGGAAGAGCAGCAAAAACTCTGGGCCGGACTGCAGGAACACTCGATTCAGGTGGTCGCCACCGATCAGTGTTCATTTCGTTACCAGGAGCAGAAACAGCCGGCAGAAGCCGATTTTACCCGCTGTCCCAACGGATTGCCGGGAGTCGAAAACCGCATGCCACTACTGTTTTCACAGGGTGTGATGAGCGGGCGGATCTCGGCACAACGTTTTGTCGAGCTCACCAGCTACTGGCCGGCTCAAATCTTCGGACTCCCACACAAGGGATCGCTGAAGGTGGGTCAGGATGCCGATCTGGTGATCTTTGACCCCAATCTGGAGCAGATCATCACGCATAGTCAAATGCATGATCTCTGTGACTATACCCCCTATGAGGGAATCAACATCAGGGGCTGGCCGGTGCTCACCATGAGCCGGGGCCAGGTAGTTGCCCGGGACGGGCAGTTTGTCGGAGAAAAGGGTGCGGGCCGGTTTATCCACCGCCGCCCCTTCAAAAATCCTTTTTAA
- a CDS encoding carbamate kinase, whose amino-acid sequence MKPTIVVALGGNALLRRGDQLDCPTQLKNIKIAASAIARLSRNYRVAIVHGNGPQVGLLALQNLAYSEVSPYPLDVLGAESQGMIGYLLTQELNNLLTESQITTLLTRIEVDPNDPSMQDPSKFVGPIYSQEQAATLAEQHGWTVKADGNAFRRVVASPKPKNILDKPAIQTLLAADGIVICCGGGGIPVQPTPNGYQGVEGVIDKDLAAQLLAQQLDADKLMILTDADAVYLKWGTPGQQALNSVSVEELKQYNFAAGSMGPKVEAACQFVRATGSEAYIGSLEHGLDVLAGKAGTRVYQP is encoded by the coding sequence ATGAAACCAACTATAGTCGTCGCTCTGGGCGGAAATGCCCTGCTGCGCCGTGGGGATCAACTGGACTGCCCGACCCAGCTTAAAAACATCAAAATCGCCGCCTCGGCGATCGCCCGCCTCTCCCGGAACTACAGGGTTGCCATAGTCCACGGCAATGGGCCTCAAGTGGGCCTTCTGGCTCTGCAAAACCTCGCTTATTCTGAAGTATCCCCCTACCCTCTGGATGTGCTAGGCGCCGAAAGTCAGGGGATGATAGGTTACCTGCTGACCCAGGAGCTTAACAATCTGTTAACCGAGTCACAGATCACAACGCTACTCACCCGAATAGAAGTTGACCCAAATGATCCTTCAATGCAAGATCCTAGTAAGTTCGTTGGCCCAATCTACTCCCAGGAGCAGGCCGCAACCCTGGCTGAGCAGCATGGCTGGACCGTCAAGGCGGATGGGAATGCTTTCCGGCGGGTGGTCGCATCCCCCAAGCCGAAAAATATTCTCGACAAACCGGCAATCCAGACGCTGCTGGCCGCAGATGGAATCGTGATCTGCTGTGGTGGTGGCGGGATCCCGGTACAGCCAACCCCAAATGGTTACCAGGGAGTTGAGGGGGTCATCGATAAGGACCTGGCAGCCCAGCTGCTGGCTCAACAACTCGATGCGGATAAATTGATGATCCTGACCGATGCCGATGCCGTCTACCTGAAGTGGGGAACCCCAGGGCAGCAGGCGCTCAACTCGGTGAGTGTCGAAGAGCTGAAGCAATATAACTTTGCCGCTGGCTCCATGGGCCCCAAGGTCGAGGCCGCCTGTCAATTTGTCAGAGCAACGGGAAGTGAGGCGTACATCGGCTCTTTAGAGCATGGATTAGATGTACTGGCCGGCAAAGCAGGCACCCGAGTCTATCAGCCATAG
- a CDS encoding NAD(P)-binding protein — protein sequence MSNRPYDMTQPPDLSIKRGPGPIQGKIPVYVDSLPPCNEACPAGSNIQAWLSLAQEERFEEAWQELMRNNPMPAIHGRICYHPCEDSCNRTQVDGAVSIHAVERFLGDEALKQGWQMPVSAKPSGKRVLVIGAGPSGLSAAYQLRMQGHEVEVHDEGPMAGGMMHYGIPSYRLPREILQGEIERIEKMGVTFVPNHRVEDVLAEKIEGKFDAVFIAIGAHIGKQVEIPAENAGKVIEAVSYLRDIELKQAPKLGPRIAVYGGGNTAMDAARTAKRMGASEVMVIYRRDREHMPAHDFEASEAIEEGIVFHWLRTIKSIDETTFTLEKMVIENHKPKPTGELTTVEADSLILALGQESDAELLKGIPGIEHEWDTVKVNSQMMTGYQGIFAGGDMVPCDRTVTTAVGHGKKAARCIDAFLRGSVYQKPAKHPLIPYEKLQLWYKTDAEQSEQPQLSLEKRKTTFEEVVGGLSEPEAVYEAMRCYSCGNCFECHGCLAACPETALSYAGQGQGYKLDINKCTGCSACSLQCPCHAIEMVKTGNGQEGDSCQTK from the coding sequence ATGAGCAATCGTCCCTACGATATGACTCAACCCCCCGATCTTTCAATCAAGCGAGGCCCAGGCCCCATTCAGGGAAAGATCCCCGTTTATGTCGACTCTCTTCCCCCCTGTAACGAGGCTTGTCCTGCCGGTAGTAATATTCAAGCCTGGCTCTCTCTGGCACAAGAGGAGCGTTTTGAAGAGGCCTGGCAAGAGCTGATGCGCAACAACCCCATGCCTGCGATTCATGGTCGGATCTGCTATCACCCCTGTGAAGACAGCTGTAACCGGACTCAGGTCGACGGGGCCGTCAGTATTCATGCCGTGGAGCGATTCCTGGGAGATGAAGCCCTCAAACAGGGCTGGCAAATGCCCGTCAGCGCAAAGCCAAGCGGCAAACGGGTGCTGGTGATCGGTGCAGGTCCATCCGGCTTGTCGGCAGCCTATCAGCTGAGGATGCAGGGCCACGAGGTGGAAGTCCATGACGAAGGTCCGATGGCCGGCGGCATGATGCACTACGGGATCCCCTCCTATCGATTGCCCCGGGAAATCCTGCAGGGTGAAATAGAGCGCATTGAAAAGATGGGAGTGACCTTTGTCCCTAACCACAGGGTCGAAGATGTTCTGGCTGAGAAAATTGAGGGTAAATTTGACGCGGTGTTTATCGCGATCGGTGCCCATATCGGCAAGCAGGTGGAGATCCCGGCCGAAAACGCGGGCAAGGTGATCGAAGCGGTCAGCTACCTGCGGGATATTGAACTCAAGCAGGCCCCTAAACTAGGCCCGCGCATCGCCGTTTATGGCGGTGGTAATACTGCCATGGATGCGGCGCGAACCGCCAAGCGGATGGGCGCCTCCGAGGTGATGGTGATCTACCGCCGCGATCGAGAACACATGCCGGCCCACGATTTTGAGGCCAGCGAAGCGATTGAAGAGGGCATTGTCTTCCACTGGCTGCGCACCATCAAGTCGATCGATGAAACCACCTTTACCCTCGAAAAGATGGTCATCGAAAACCATAAACCTAAACCCACCGGAGAGCTGACCACGGTCGAGGCAGACTCACTGATCCTGGCACTGGGACAGGAGTCGGACGCCGAGCTTCTCAAGGGGATCCCCGGCATCGAGCACGAGTGGGATACGGTCAAGGTCAACTCGCAGATGATGACCGGCTACCAGGGGATCTTCGCCGGAGGTGATATGGTGCCCTGCGATCGCACCGTCACCACCGCCGTTGGTCATGGTAAAAAAGCGGCACGCTGTATCGATGCCTTCCTGCGCGGCAGCGTCTATCAGAAACCCGCCAAGCACCCCCTGATCCCCTATGAAAAGCTGCAGCTTTGGTACAAGACGGATGCCGAGCAGAGTGAGCAGCCTCAACTCAGCCTTGAGAAACGTAAGACCACCTTTGAGGAGGTAGTGGGGGGCCTCAGCGAGCCTGAAGCTGTCTACGAGGCGATGCGTTGTTACTCCTGTGGTAACTGCTTTGAGTGTCACGGTTGTCTGGCGGCCTGCCCGGAAACAGCGTTGAGCTATGCCGGGCAAGGTCAGGGATACAAGCTGGATATCAACAAGTGTACGGGCTGCTCGGCCTGCTCACTGCAATGCCCTTGCCATGCTATCGAGATGGTTAAAACCGGCAACGGACAGGAGGGTGACTCATGTCAGACAAAATAA
- the nifJ gene encoding pyruvate:ferredoxin (flavodoxin) oxidoreductase codes for MSDKIMTTCDGNEATAYIAYKTNEVMGIFPITPSSPMPEYADKWSAEGRTNIWGNIPVLAEMQSEGGAAGTVHGSLQTGALTTTFTASQGLLLMIPNMYKIAGELTSTVFHVAARSLAAQGLSIFGDHQDVMAVRWTGFAQLASSSVQEAHDMALVAQAATLGSRIPFLHFFDGFRTSHEISKIELLGDEVIRAMIDDDLVRAHRNRALNPDNPFIRGTAQNPDVYFQGRETVNPFYAKVPGIVQQSLDKLASLTGRQYQLFEYTGAEDAERVVIIMGSAYETVTKTVQHLCSKGEKVGVINVRLFRPFSAEHLVAALPKTVKRIAVMDRTKEAGSNGEPLYQDVVNVVFQAVSDGELENLPKICGGRYGLSSKEFTPAMVNGIFSELARDNPKKHFTVGITDDLSNTSIDYQEDWIIHAQDETRAMFFGLGSDGTVGANKNTIKIIGTETDNHAQGYFVYDSKKAGSVTVSHLRFGPKPVKSPYLIQSADFIGCHQFNFVHNEHLVERAAKGATLLLNSHYGPEDVWDELPAHLQQALIDKEMKLYVIDAYDVAKKAGMGRRINTVMQTCFFALSGVIDKDLAIAKIKQAIDKTYARKGEEIVRMNYAAVDSALAHLHPVELPKRVSNQHQEKQLIPDSAPVFVREVTSSMLAGLGDRIPVSELPADGTFPSATTRYEKRNIALEIPVWEEDACVQCGQCSYVCPHAAIRAKFYHQENLDQAPDAFKSAMVAARGFPETRYTIQVFPEDCTGCTLCVDACPQQHPDKPGMKALNMAPKDPILEQEIESLEFFLTLPYPNRSRVDFSNVRGIQFLEPLFEFSGACSGCGEAVYPRLLSQLFGDRLMVANATGCSSIYGGNLPTTPWAKNAEGRGPAWSNSLFEDNAEFGFGFRLAADKQREIALQLLEKLKPELSAERVENLIQAPQRTESELQRQHMRVAKLKNKLKEIDTEDARNLAAIADQLVRRAIWIIGGDGWAYDIGSSGVDHVLASGKNLNVLVMDTEVYSNTGGQMSKSTPTGAIAKFAAAGKHGLKKDVALQAISYGNVYVARVAQSNPQQLLLAMREAEAYEGPAIIIAYSPCIEHGINMQNSLSQQQLAVHTGYWPLFRYNPELTKTGQNPFSLDSLRPSRPLTDFTNNEVRFKALAKSNPAEAKELMAQAQEGINRKWAIYEELATRNASEFNPHLGDVTH; via the coding sequence ATGTCAGACAAAATAATGACAACCTGCGACGGCAACGAAGCCACCGCCTATATCGCCTACAAAACCAATGAAGTGATGGGGATCTTCCCGATCACGCCCTCCTCCCCGATGCCCGAATACGCAGATAAGTGGTCGGCCGAGGGGCGCACCAATATCTGGGGCAATATCCCGGTGTTAGCCGAGATGCAAAGTGAAGGAGGCGCCGCCGGTACCGTCCACGGCTCCCTGCAAACCGGTGCCCTGACCACCACCTTTACCGCTTCCCAGGGATTGCTATTGATGATCCCCAACATGTACAAGATCGCCGGTGAGCTCACCAGTACCGTGTTTCATGTGGCGGCTCGCTCCCTGGCGGCTCAGGGCCTCTCCATCTTTGGCGATCACCAGGATGTGATGGCGGTACGCTGGACAGGTTTTGCCCAGCTTGCGTCGAGCTCGGTTCAGGAAGCGCACGACATGGCTCTGGTCGCCCAGGCCGCAACCTTGGGTTCCCGAATTCCCTTCCTGCACTTTTTCGATGGGTTTCGCACCTCCCATGAGATCAGCAAAATTGAGCTGCTCGGGGATGAGGTGATCCGGGCGATGATCGATGATGATCTGGTTCGGGCACACCGTAACCGGGCGCTGAATCCCGACAATCCGTTTATCCGGGGCACCGCACAAAATCCCGATGTTTATTTCCAGGGGCGCGAAACGGTCAACCCATTCTACGCCAAGGTTCCGGGGATCGTCCAGCAGAGCCTGGACAAACTGGCCAGCCTGACCGGTCGTCAGTATCAACTGTTCGAATATACTGGGGCCGAGGATGCTGAGCGGGTTGTCATCATCATGGGCTCAGCTTATGAGACTGTGACTAAGACGGTGCAGCACCTGTGTAGTAAAGGGGAGAAGGTTGGGGTGATCAACGTCCGGCTGTTCCGCCCCTTCAGCGCCGAGCATCTTGTCGCCGCGTTGCCCAAAACGGTGAAACGGATCGCCGTGATGGATCGCACCAAGGAAGCGGGCTCCAACGGTGAACCACTCTACCAGGATGTAGTCAATGTTGTGTTCCAGGCCGTCAGCGATGGCGAGCTCGAAAACTTGCCGAAAATCTGTGGCGGTCGCTACGGGCTCTCCAGTAAGGAGTTTACCCCCGCCATGGTCAACGGGATCTTCAGCGAACTTGCCCGGGACAATCCCAAGAAACACTTTACCGTCGGGATCACCGATGATCTGAGTAACACCAGCATCGACTACCAGGAAGACTGGATCATCCATGCCCAGGATGAGACTCGTGCCATGTTCTTTGGCCTGGGTTCTGATGGAACCGTGGGGGCGAATAAAAACACCATCAAGATCATAGGTACCGAAACCGATAATCACGCCCAGGGCTACTTTGTCTACGACTCCAAGAAGGCAGGCTCGGTAACCGTCTCCCATCTGAGATTTGGCCCTAAACCGGTCAAAAGCCCCTACCTGATCCAGTCGGCTGACTTTATCGGCTGCCACCAGTTCAATTTTGTCCACAATGAGCATCTGGTCGAGCGTGCCGCCAAGGGGGCGACTTTGCTGCTCAACAGCCACTATGGCCCTGAAGATGTTTGGGATGAGCTACCGGCCCACCTGCAACAGGCACTGATTGATAAAGAGATGAAACTGTATGTCATCGATGCCTATGATGTGGCAAAAAAAGCCGGGATGGGACGACGGATCAATACCGTGATGCAAACCTGCTTCTTTGCACTATCGGGTGTCATCGACAAGGATCTGGCGATCGCCAAGATCAAACAGGCGATCGACAAGACCTATGCTCGCAAGGGGGAAGAGATAGTCCGGATGAACTATGCGGCGGTGGACAGCGCCCTGGCGCACCTGCATCCGGTAGAGCTTCCTAAGCGTGTCAGTAATCAGCACCAGGAGAAGCAGCTTATTCCGGATTCTGCCCCGGTATTTGTGCGTGAAGTCACCAGTAGCATGCTGGCAGGTCTGGGGGACAGGATCCCGGTCTCTGAGCTTCCCGCCGATGGTACTTTCCCCTCGGCAACCACCCGTTATGAGAAGCGTAATATCGCCCTGGAGATCCCGGTATGGGAGGAGGATGCCTGTGTGCAGTGTGGTCAGTGCAGTTATGTCTGTCCTCACGCCGCGATCCGCGCCAAGTTCTACCACCAGGAGAATCTGGACCAGGCCCCTGATGCGTTCAAATCCGCCATGGTCGCCGCCCGCGGTTTCCCGGAAACCCGCTATACCATCCAGGTGTTCCCGGAAGATTGTACCGGCTGTACCCTGTGTGTGGACGCCTGTCCACAGCAGCATCCTGATAAACCCGGGATGAAGGCGCTGAATATGGCGCCAAAAGATCCGATCCTGGAGCAGGAGATCGAGTCCCTGGAGTTTTTCCTGACCCTCCCCTACCCCAACCGCTCACGGGTTGATTTCTCCAACGTACGCGGCATCCAGTTTCTGGAGCCCTTGTTTGAGTTCTCCGGAGCTTGCTCCGGCTGTGGTGAGGCCGTCTATCCACGACTGCTGTCACAGCTGTTCGGTGATCGCCTGATGGTGGCCAATGCAACGGGCTGCTCCTCCATTTACGGGGGCAATCTGCCCACCACACCCTGGGCTAAAAACGCAGAGGGACGGGGACCTGCCTGGTCGAACTCATTGTTTGAGGATAATGCCGAGTTTGGCTTTGGCTTCCGCCTGGCCGCCGATAAGCAGCGTGAGATCGCCCTGCAGCTTCTTGAGAAACTCAAGCCCGAGCTCAGTGCCGAGCGGGTTGAAAACCTGATCCAGGCCCCTCAAAGGACCGAGTCTGAGCTACAGAGACAACACATGCGGGTCGCTAAGCTCAAAAACAAGCTCAAAGAGATCGACACTGAGGATGCTCGAAATCTGGCGGCCATCGCCGATCAGCTGGTGCGGCGGGCGATCTGGATCATAGGTGGTGATGGCTGGGCCTATGATATCGGCTCATCCGGTGTGGATCATGTGTTGGCCAGTGGTAAGAACCTCAACGTGCTGGTGATGGATACCGAGGTCTACTCCAACACCGGCGGTCAGATGTCCAAATCCACCCCGACCGGTGCAATCGCCAAGTTTGCGGCGGCCGGAAAACATGGGCTGAAAAAGGATGTGGCACTACAGGCGATCTCCTATGGTAACGTCTATGTGGCCCGGGTTGCTCAATCCAACCCTCAGCAACTGCTGCTGGCGATGCGTGAGGCCGAAGCCTACGAGGGACCGGCGATCATCATCGCTTACAGCCCCTGTATCGAGCACGGCATCAATATGCAAAACAGCTTGTCACAGCAGCAACTGGCCGTGCACACCGGCTATTGGCCGCTATTCCGCTACAATCCGGAACTGACCAAGACTGGGCAGAACCCCTTCTCCCTGGATTCTTTGCGCCCAAGTCGCCCGCTGACGGACTTCACCAATAATGAAGTGCGTTTCAAGGCATTGGCCAAGAGTAACCCGGCCGAAGCCAAGGAGCTGATGGCCCAGGCCCAGGAGGGGATCAACCGCAAGTGGGCCATCTATGAGGAGCTGGCAACCCGCAACGCCTCCGAGTTTAACCCACACTTAGGAGACGTCACCCACTAA